The genome window cctcacagaagattggttcgggcttgatacacgtcggttggcatggacgcatcttggactcatatacgctgttagcagggcacttcattgctggaaaatgacattgatattaatcgtatattaacagtaaaaagagaacaaggtagagaccattcgataataaagtgaaaactgtgatgatGGTTTTAACGTCTACATGCTTGTTTTAAGGATGTCAGGAAAGGTCTCATCATTTACAATGCGCTCACATCAGAGCCACTGCCCCAACACCAGAATCACACAACACGAGTCAATGGATGCAGGCGCTGACCAAACACAAGATCCCCAAGAGCCAATTTACTCGGGTTGAAACCAGACGCTCTTGGCATTTACCAGATCCTAGAGCCAATGGACCCACTCCAGATGCACTGGAACAACGCCAGCACCACTTGCTCCACACCGAAGCCAAATGGTTCTTGATTTTCGAACTTCTGTGACCAGTTGCCTTAGGCATAGCGTGACCTCAGGAATATTCCCCAATCAAATTGAGGGTTACAAGGCTAGAACTTCAttggttccattttgatattcgacaagCAATCGGAAGGCCATTATTGTAGATTTGCAGCCAAAGCATCTTTTTGAAAAGCAAAATGAGTCAAACTTACGACAGAATGTGGTTGTTCTCCAAACCTTCGAAGGTTGGTAACCATTCAGCTGACATTCGCTGGCGAATTCTCCCACATCAGCGCATATCACTTCTTTAATGGACTCGGGTTTGTCCACAAAAGCGCAAGCATCTATCTGGCAAGCAGCATAGGCTGACTTCCAATCTACCTTTGCGCTCTTGATGCACTCTGCGAATGGTCCAGTGGTTGACTTGATGTAACCGCAGTACGTGTCTGATGCAATGAGGGCATTGTTCTTATCCGAACATTTGATGACTGGATCCTCGCTCTTCTTACAGCTAAAGTATCAACACTATTAAATTCGACTTCTATTtggaatgaatacaaaaatctgCTGTATGGTAAGACTTCCAAAGTCATCCTACCTCTCTGGACGAACTATTCGAAAGGATATCACGAATAAGCTGTCGCCCacctgtcttatttgaatgtgACGGTACTCGTGACCGCAAGTAAAGGCTGTCTGTTCGTATTCAACAAAGGGCGAATACTATTCTAAACCTTTCGATGTATTTCTGACATCGGTTGAATATTGCAGGATCCGGATTCAGATAAGACATAGTGTGGTTTGTTATATATGTTATCAAGCATAGAACTTATTATTTTCAAGGTATACAaccgatttcttttgttttatttgatcatatttcaaacggcttgtttgaaacatacacttacttaactaatggcacatccgagtcatcgggaacctgataattattgaagctagtcaaggcatctgccattccatcgcagtcaccacacattccagtaagctttccagcacctccataCTGCCAGTGGCCAAGAGATGTCACAATACCTCCATATTGACCACCGAATGACAAAGCGAAGGAACAGGTTGGCACTGATATCTTAAAGTCGTTGGCTCCAGATTTTGTGGCACTGAGAGTATGTCCGCCTTTGAGTTTGAGGTTAAAGGGCATTCTTTGTGTGAGGCCACTGACCTGCAGAACAAAGTTGTGGTGACTTGTTAGAGAGTGATGCAATGTCCCATATAACTGGCTAACATAAATTGTCAGATTAGTCGATGGTTGTATCGCAACTTCTGTTTGTTGAAAAATGGCTTatcataaaccgcgagatgagaaatcgcgaaatcgcgagataagtaatcatcattttctacttccctcgatcacgacaatcaccatttctaacgctgctgtccacttctcaatTCGATGAGAGTGCGGCCGaatacaatacaaaggctacatgcacctgcatgttcatcttgaccacaagggtttttgcaacttatcaagatatgctgtgagtataataccgcgaggttcagtatgcagtatgtgtcaagattattttcccgttaggcctggcggcacaagtcaccatacacatgattgaccgataacacagggcatgtacctggtgaacgtctggtcatcgctaaaaatagcacgggatagtctgaccatcgaaagtaggctataagttaggttaaattccacacatcgcagagcGGAGTCTGTTTCAATgggcaaatcaaaacaaggataactccagactacagcctcggtctcataaatgttcgccttttcaggttccatatttgcaatacatcctctggcgcatgttactctcacagaggttggcatctagcgatttcgcattccgcatctcgcggttaaTAATAAGTCGGTAAAAATACCATTACACTTCAGAATATTGATTGAACATTGCTTGCATTTTGATTTCGCCTATCACATGCAAGTAACGCGAAAAAACCCCAATGAGAAACAAGTGAGATGTAAACGCTCTTTGATCCAAACATCTTATTAGAGTGTGCAGATCGagattctgtcttgatgaaagaacaatgaaccaccacaacaatatgacagttctagcaatttatcaaacagctcaaattcatcaaaaaagggtggagcatatactagtatatgagaacgtaccctagtccatccgtccttgtgaagtctgacaacgAAACCTCCCATCTTCAGGTCCATCATCCTACCGAAAGACACAATTGTGTTGCCTCGATATTCGTTCTTCACCTCAATGGAGAAGGAACACGCGACGTCAGAGTTGGTCGTCTTGGAGAAGACATATTTGCAGACACCCATGAAGTCGATCATTCTGGTAAAATCGTCGTAACGATGGTAATGGGGATCTCCCCAAGCCTTGCAGGTGCAGATTTCTAGTGGATAAAACAGACGGAGAGCTACACTTAgtatacatcaaacatcaataatcTACATGCATCAATTTGTGCTGAGGAGACACTCAACTTCGCTacatagtttggaatcaaatGAGTCTAAACACGCCTGATATACAATTTGACTTACCGTTATGATGCACCGATAATTGAATACATGTCGTTTGGATGAACAACTTTCAAGAGCAACACTTTGAGAACCAAGATAAAGTTTTAATGCGTTGTATCATCTACAGAGGCATTTTTATCACTAATCAATTAGTTCGTTATTGgttattcaaactcaattccaaagacggacttactttctgtacaattcttcaatctgagatcccatgatttcggtggagtacaacctgaagtgaaggaaaacacgaaaatgtgtatttagccTCGAGGTTAAGAACGAACACCTCTTGATGAGTGATCGAAATTAGAATGTCATGTAACATCTCCAAGCAAAGCTGAATGTAGATAGACAGTAGTGACTACGTGGCTTCGGTAATGTTAACAACTGCTTGCCTTGAACCAGACTTTTCCCTTCAGTGTTTTGTCTATTCTATCATCGTCTCTGAACAGCGTACAGGCTACACTACATCTGACAAACTATTTAatgtatcaacaaatcatttgatgtacgagcactttttcagattgaacatcttggaatccataatttgaaatttaaggatTCGGAATTAAGGCTTTGGTGTAttatatctttttacattgaatatcctccaatataatgaactatacttacgagcaacacagtctcctttcttcaacatgtcagaaggtttacaccctgaaggtaaaatttgaacggaataacttttatactctggcttttccaaatatatctccaaaaggatatatgaacttcattaatataattatcaggtcggagtatacattctaacattaaaacctaaccatcatcacattcacaatcacgaaaatcttaatgactgccaccaacggtccttggatgtcgaggccaaggaccacggcactagtatctcccaggcttcatcatcagtaatcgttatcgtgcgtttgttattatacagttattgagataagacatacatactgtccacacatcgtttggtcgggatgttccataactgagactcggtgcaccctagagaaaaaggtaaagcattaaacgacaattaatggttacgaaacttcattcagcttAGAATGGATTCAATTTAGAATCCACCCAGTGATTGTGTATTAATGTACAAActcatggcttaaggaattcaCACCGCACTTGCGCGTCACTCTATCATGAATGAGATCGCGATGGTTAAGTAGCTTTGGCAAAGCCTTTGGTGAGGTCGCATCCAAAAAGCGAGTGCAGATAATGAAAACGAGTTGCAACGCATTTAAAATACAACACTGTTTTACCACAGTCGAGCTGCCTCAAGAGGATAAACTACAGAAAGACAGATATATTTAAAAGGATAAGTGCTATGTTGTAGGCTAATCCTGTGATGTCTCATACTAACTCGGTGTGCAGATTTTCTTGGTGTTATCCCAGATCTCCTCTGGAGCGCAGCGGTTGACACATTTATCCCCCGTCCAtctctttgcaacatttgtgcattcttgaagaaaaaggaagttAATTACTGGCAGTGAAAACCTCTTCCTCTCCCTAGTTAATGTTTAATctttcaacagaaaaacacttgaaacttaTAAACTTTAGTGCACCCTTTCGGTCGTGTGGATGGAGATCCGTTTGCAATATCgtttatgaaggaaaatgataaccGGTTAAGAAGACACGCAAAGGGatggcaaatttggcaaaaatattggcCTTTGTAGGGATGAACCAAAGGACGTTCCGATGCTTGTATAGATAACTGCAGCATATGAAAGATGCTAAGGTACGCACTTCGTGGAAACagagttttgtaaagaaaactaATGGTATCATTTGGATGGGATGTATAGGGGCCAGGAAAACATATTACAGATACtctaaacatgttgacataaccATGGAAAGCACATGACTGATGGTCCCAGACGACCTTCGTGGCGTCTGCTGGCGAGTTTATACCAGTCACGAGGTGATATATCAAGCTCGTTTCCACAGGTGAGGTGTCATTTACAACGGCACCCATACTTGCTGCACTTACGTTTCGTGCATTTGAATCCATCTCCTTGGTATCTTTTCTTGCAGACACAGGTATATACCCCTTTGTCTCCAGGTCTGCATACAGCATCCTTGCCACAAGGTTTAAGCTCACTGGACCCTAGCTTGGCGACTGATCCTACTTTGATACACTTATAAAGTGTCGTGCAGTCGGAGCTTATGCGCTCATCACCAATCTGATAGGtaaaaagaattgttgacaATATCAGCATATGCAGAACAATGAAAAGCCCCACTACATGCTATGGTCTCTGCAATCCTGATGAGATTACGTCATACCGAAAAAGAGACGAAGCAAAGTCCATATAGTTTTTTCCTCATAAGAGTAGCAATATAAGCAGAAGTACTTATCAAATGGTTGATGAAGGTAACATTGTCTTAGACGGCGAGGGGGGCGATTTCTTCGTTTATGCAGTTTAGGGTCAAGAGTTAGACACGATCTGACTCAGTAAGGTTCTACTCATTACCCACCGTGTAATAGTTTTTGTCTGCATCCCAACAGCCACATGACTGCTCAGGGACACACGAATCAccatctcggatgaagcctttactacacttgcagccttccatcaactcatcctcACAGAAGATTGGTTCGGGCTTGATACACGTCGGTTGGCACGGACGCATCTTTGACTCATATACgctgttagcagggcacttcattgctggaaaatgacattgatattaatcgtatattaacagtaaaaagagaacaaggtagagaccattcgataatgaagtgaaaactgtgatgatAGTTTTAACGTCTTCATGCTTGTTTTAAGGATGTCAGGAAAGGTCTCATCATTTACAATGGCCTCACATCAGAGCCACTGCCCAAACACCAGAATCACACAACATGAGTCAATGGACGCAGGCGCTGACCAAACACAAGATCCCCAAGAGCCAATTTACTCGGGTTGAAGTCAGACGCTCTTGGCATTTACCAGATCCTAGAGCCAATGGACCCACTCCAGATGCACTGGAACAACGCTAGCACCACTTGCTCCACACCGAAGCCAAATGGTTCTTGATTTTCGAACTTCTGTGACCAGTTGCTGTAGGCATAGCGTGACCTCAGGAATATTCCCCAATCAAATTGAGGGTTACAAGGCTAGAACTTCAttggttccattttgatattcgacaagCAATTGGAAGGCCATTATTGTAGATTTGCAGCCAAAGCATCTTTTTGAAAAGCAGAATCAGTCAAACTTACGACAGAATGTGGTTGTTCTCCAAACCTTCGAAGGTTGGTAACCATTCAACTGACATTCGCTGGCGAATTCTCCCACATCAGCGCATATCACTTCTTTAATGGACTCGGGTTTGTCCACAAAAGCGCAAGCATCTATCTTGCAAGCAGCAAAGGCTGACTTCCAGTCTACCTTTCCGCTCTTGATGCACTCTGCGAATGGTCCAGTGGTTGACTTGATGTAACCGCAGTACGTGTCTGATGCAATGAGGGCATTGTTCTTATCCGAACATTTGATGACTGGATCCTCGCTCTTCTTACAGCTAAAGTATCAACACTATTAAATTCGACTTCTATTTAGAATGAATGCAAAAATCTGCTATATGGTAAGACTTCCAAATTCATCTTACCTCTCTGGACGAACTATTCGAAAGGATATCACGAATAAGCTGTCGCCCacctgtcttatttgaatgtgACGGTACTCATGACCGCAAGTAAAGGCTATCTGTTTGTATTCAACAAAGGGCGAATACTATTCTGAACCTTTCGATGTAATTCTGACATCGGTTGAATATTGCAGGATCCGGATTCAGATAAGACATAGTGTGGTTTGTTATGTATGTTATCAAGTTTTTATAAAGACCTacttgatgttatcaagcataGAACTTATTATTTCAAGGTAAACAaccgatttcttttgttttatttgatcatatttcgaacggcttgtttgaaacatacacttacttaactaatggcacatccgagtcatcgggaacctgataattattgaagctagtcaaggcatctgccattccatcgcagtcaccacacattccagtaagctttccagcacctccataCTGCCAGTGGCCAAGAGATGTCACAATACCTCCATATTGACCACCGAATGACAAAGCGAAGGAACAGGTTGGCACTGATATCTTAAAGTCGTTGGCTCCAGATTTTGTGGCACTGAGAGTATGTCCGCCTTTGAGTTTGAGGTTAAAGGGCATTCTTTGTGTGAGGCCACTGACCTGCAGAACAAAGTTGTGCTGACTTGTTAGAGAGTGATGCAATGCCCCATATAACTGGCTAACATAAATTGTTAGATTAGTCGATGGTTGTATCGCAACTTCTGTTTGTTCAAaaatggcttattataaaccgcgagatgagaaatcgcgaaatcgcgagataagcaatcatcattttct of Lineus longissimus chromosome 17, tnLinLong1.2, whole genome shotgun sequence contains these proteins:
- the LOC135501621 gene encoding IgGFc-binding protein-like, which encodes MSYLNPDPAIFNRCQNYIESCKKSEDPVIKCSDKNNALIASDTYCGYIKSTTGPFAECIKSGKVDWKSAFAACKIDACAFVDKPESIKEVICADVGEFASECQLNGYQPSKVWRTTTFCPMKCPANSVYESKMRPCQPTCIKPEPIFCEDELMEGCKCSKGFIRDGDSCVPEQSCGCWDADKNYYTIGDERISSDCTTLYKCIKVGSVAKLGSSELKPCGKDAVCRPGDKGVYTCVCKKRYQGDGFKCTKQCTNVAKRWTGDKCVNRCAPEEIWDNTKKICTPSCTPPKSWDLRLKNCTEKICTCKAWGDPHYHRYDDFTRMIDFMGVCKYVFSKTTNSDVACSFSIEVKNEYRGNTIVSFGRMMDLKMGGFVVRLHKDGWTRVSGLTQRMPFNLKLKGGHTLSATKSGANDFKISVPTCSFALSFGGQYGGIVTSLGHWQYGGAGKLTGMCGDCDGMADALTSFNNYQVPDDSDVPLVNCKKSEDPVIKCSDKNNALIASDTYCGYIKSTTGPFAECIKSAKVDWKSAYAACQIDACAFVDKPESIKEVICADVGEFASECQLNGYQPSKVWRTTTFCPMKCPANSVYESKMRPCQPTCIKPEPIFCEDELMEGCKCNKGFIRDGDSCVPEQSCGCWDADKNYYTIGDERISSDCTTLYKCIKVGSVAKLGSSELKPCGKDAVCRPGDKGVYTCGCKKGYQGDGFKCTKRGMSSCGSWLLLGPRIESKPSGLGGLTLSTVGATTLTTGPEGINAWVFTAHNYVKITSDGKLDIERDSFTIATYLYQDVLRDGPIVEWRGRGAYGTHMWIHGGKLFTNLDAHTGHSHMQFHIAPPTKKWSFVGISYSQQTGNLVMWVDGNVVIKNVGAIGLRDMLGDLYVGLRPANGGSKFTGKLAGTTLMRCAVSGKAQIEELRKLIISRAKPATCDTQMKTKVASGVTYTFAGMQYYCKDDGKYAEVKKVGNCAIPFKYKGVWYSGCIDSKPWCSKDHVYTKNWEYC